In Exiguobacterium sibiricum 7-3, a genomic segment contains:
- a CDS encoding aminotransferase class I/II-fold pyridoxal phosphate-dependent enzyme: MKHIPLSIPHLSGQEIRYVTEALETNWVAPLGPNVEAFEAAMKAYSGAAATLATSSGTAAIHLALATLGVTAGDDVFCQSLTFIASTNPIRYVGARPVLIDSEPETWNMSPVALRRAMIQAATRGRLPKAVIVVHLYGVVAKIEEIAAICEEYDVPLIEDAAESLGSTVNARMTGTFGTFGIYSFNGNKIITTSGGGMLVSNDISLIERAFYLATQARQPVLHYEHTEVGFNYRMSNVSAGIGRGQLEVIEDRVEARRTIFNRYVRAFETVDASHYQQEIEGSRANRWLTALTLPGGMEQRDMLIQQLQQKNIEARPAWKPMHLQPVYRDVPYVTANEEDVSRRLFEEGICLPSASQMSFTDQALVIRFVRQGLVEDVRRNVQL, encoded by the coding sequence ATGAAACACATCCCGTTATCGATCCCGCATCTCAGTGGTCAGGAAATACGTTATGTTACGGAAGCTTTGGAAACGAACTGGGTCGCGCCGCTCGGACCAAACGTCGAAGCATTCGAGGCGGCAATGAAAGCATATAGCGGTGCAGCAGCAACACTTGCAACGAGCAGCGGGACCGCAGCCATTCATTTAGCCTTGGCGACGCTCGGCGTCACGGCAGGGGACGATGTCTTTTGCCAGTCCTTGACTTTTATCGCCTCGACGAACCCGATCCGCTATGTCGGCGCCCGACCGGTCCTGATCGATTCCGAACCTGAGACGTGGAACATGTCACCGGTCGCCTTGCGCCGGGCGATGATTCAAGCTGCGACACGGGGACGATTGCCGAAAGCCGTCATCGTCGTCCATCTGTACGGGGTCGTCGCGAAAATCGAGGAAATCGCCGCCATCTGTGAGGAGTATGATGTGCCGTTGATCGAGGATGCGGCAGAATCGCTCGGATCAACCGTCAACGCTCGGATGACAGGCACGTTCGGTACGTTTGGCATCTATTCGTTTAACGGCAACAAAATCATCACGACGTCGGGTGGCGGCATGTTGGTCTCGAATGACATCAGCTTGATTGAACGGGCCTTTTACCTTGCGACACAAGCGCGTCAGCCCGTCTTACATTATGAGCATACGGAAGTCGGCTTTAATTACCGGATGAGTAATGTCTCCGCCGGCATCGGGCGCGGACAGCTGGAAGTCATCGAAGACCGGGTCGAGGCACGGCGGACAATCTTTAATCGATACGTCCGGGCATTCGAGACGGTCGATGCTTCGCATTATCAACAGGAAATCGAAGGAAGCCGCGCAAACCGCTGGCTGACGGCACTGACGTTACCGGGTGGCATGGAACAACGGGACATGTTGATTCAACAGTTGCAGCAAAAAAACATCGAGGCGCGTCCGGCCTGGAAACCGATGCATCTGCAACCCGTCTACCGGGATGTACCTTATGTCACGGCGAATGAAGAAGATGTCAGCCGTCGTCTGTTCGAGGAAGGGATTTGTTTACCGTCCGCTTCGCAAATGAGCTTTACGGATCAGGCACTCGTCATTCGTTTTGTTCGCCAAGGACTCGTTGAAGATGTTCGACGAAATGTTCAGTTATGA
- a CDS encoding LCP family glycopolymer transferase, whose product MKKWTWLIVTMVGIGLLVFFGSGGYIQQADHQTSKQAEVPDQTHVEATTPSQPEKASKSKPANQQKALSFLLLGVDQRGSEAGRSDTIIVVTVNPTTGESKMLSIPRDLKTEIIGVGSNDKINHAYAFGGPEMARDTVEHLLDLRIDYFAEINLKGFTDLVDAVDGVTVENDINFSYYEMQFPKGPVSLNGKEALAYARMRHDDPRGDFGRQIRQRQVVQAVADKLTADFSLTRFNDVLTALGKNVKTDIPFPVVRKLATDYRDSLKQVETLSLEGSGGIESDHIYYWHPTAASLKQVQTELQKELK is encoded by the coding sequence ATGAAAAAATGGACGTGGCTGATCGTAACAATGGTTGGTATCGGGTTGCTCGTTTTTTTCGGATCAGGTGGGTACATCCAGCAGGCAGATCATCAGACGAGTAAGCAGGCGGAAGTTCCGGATCAGACACATGTCGAGGCGACGACGCCGTCTCAACCGGAAAAAGCCTCGAAGAGCAAACCGGCTAATCAACAAAAGGCGTTGTCGTTCTTATTGCTTGGGGTCGATCAACGTGGGAGTGAGGCCGGACGGAGTGATACGATCATCGTCGTGACGGTCAATCCGACAACCGGCGAAAGCAAGATGCTCAGCATCCCGCGGGATTTAAAGACGGAAATCATCGGCGTCGGTTCCAACGATAAAATCAATCATGCCTATGCCTTCGGAGGTCCGGAAATGGCACGGGATACGGTCGAGCATCTACTCGATCTGCGAATCGATTACTTTGCTGAAATCAATCTCAAAGGGTTCACCGATCTAGTCGATGCCGTTGACGGAGTGACGGTTGAAAATGATATTAATTTTTCCTACTATGAGATGCAGTTCCCGAAAGGTCCAGTTTCACTGAACGGGAAGGAAGCTCTCGCCTATGCCCGGATGCGTCACGATGATCCGCGGGGTGACTTTGGACGGCAGATTCGGCAACGGCAAGTCGTTCAGGCCGTCGCGGATAAACTGACGGCTGATTTTTCCTTGACGCGTTTTAATGATGTCTTGACGGCACTCGGTAAAAATGTCAAAACGGATATTCCGTTCCCTGTCGTCCGGAAGCTTGCGACCGATTACCGGGACAGTCTGAAACAGGTCGAGACGTTGTCGCTTGAAGGAAGCGGCGGCATCGAATCGGATCACATCTATTACTGGCATCCGACAGCCGCTTCTCTGAAACAGGTCCAGACTGAGTTACAAAAGGAACTGAAGTGA
- a CDS encoding AmiS/UreI family transporter, which translates to MGNVSLLFGGVALFLNSLSLFGKVDLKSAGVFSLLTGLLQTFIATWLVIGAAGDPALTFGYASIYLFAFTYLYVGITFLFGLDGSGVGWFSLFVAISALFYAGVNFSTGDIIGGATWLFWVILWGLFFLGMGLNISLDALTARVAIVLSWLTLIVPALVGLRFGTTGANYQLIWSAAAIMTVLYFIYAAVKFLPIRTIVRSKN; encoded by the coding sequence GTGGGAAATGTAAGTTTGTTATTCGGAGGCGTCGCCCTCTTTTTAAATAGTCTGTCGCTGTTTGGTAAAGTCGACTTGAAGAGTGCGGGTGTCTTCAGTCTGTTAACCGGGTTACTTCAGACGTTCATCGCGACTTGGCTCGTCATCGGGGCAGCCGGAGATCCGGCATTGACGTTCGGCTATGCGAGCATCTATTTATTTGCGTTTACGTACCTGTATGTCGGCATCACCTTTTTATTCGGTCTTGATGGTAGCGGCGTCGGTTGGTTCTCCCTGTTCGTCGCCATCTCCGCGCTGTTTTATGCGGGAGTCAACTTCAGCACCGGTGATATCATCGGTGGTGCGACCTGGTTATTCTGGGTCATCCTTTGGGGATTGTTTTTCCTCGGGATGGGATTAAATATAAGTCTTGATGCTTTGACGGCACGTGTCGCCATCGTGCTCAGTTGGCTGACGTTGATTGTTCCGGCCCTCGTCGGACTCCGGTTCGGGACGACCGGTGCCAACTACCAGCTTATCTGGAGTGCAGCCGCCATCATGACGGTCTTGTATTTCATCTATGCGGCTGTTAAGTTCCTGCCCATCCGCACGATTGTCCGTTCGAAAAACTAA
- a CDS encoding SH3 domain-containing protein produces the protein MKSLFRIGLTLVLLLTLCLPALPAQAASYQVIVTSTIGANIRSKPSTSSSATITRRAPYKATFTAVSYSNGWYKIKDGGAYRYLSNQVAKKVGSSSVKTYKIIVYSTAGANVRTSPSTASSKNIKRHATYKSKFNAVSYSNGWYKVKGKTNYYYVSNQVAKKLTTSSPAPTGGSYPVASMRYFKLGSSGYELTKESFARRYPASTTKLLTAVVAYDAAAQKGTLDQTFTLTYSMLSVPSGSSTAGFRSGDKVTMRQLLNGMLIRSGNDAAKAIAVRTAGSEGNFVSLMNSRASRIGMSSSHFMNPHGFYHPSHYTTAADMQKLANTYAKYSYLMTVSGRKSYQTAVKGPYARTLTWYHTNTSLPGDTRVYASKTGYTPESAYTRVFFIKKGSTRYGLVTLKGTLPQTETTLRSVLNR, from the coding sequence ATGAAATCATTATTCAGGATTGGTTTGACACTCGTCCTGCTTCTTACCTTATGTCTCCCGGCCTTACCTGCTCAAGCAGCGAGCTACCAAGTCATCGTCACGTCGACGATTGGGGCGAACATCCGGTCGAAGCCAAGTACGAGCTCATCTGCAACCATTACCCGTCGTGCCCCGTATAAAGCTACGTTTACCGCTGTGTCTTATTCGAACGGTTGGTACAAAATTAAAGATGGAGGCGCCTACCGTTATCTGTCGAATCAGGTCGCGAAAAAAGTCGGGTCAAGTTCCGTCAAGACATATAAGATCATCGTTTACTCGACGGCAGGCGCAAACGTCCGCACGTCACCAAGTACAGCCTCCTCTAAAAATATCAAACGGCATGCTACATACAAATCAAAGTTCAACGCTGTTTCCTATTCGAATGGCTGGTACAAGGTCAAAGGGAAAACGAACTACTATTATGTCTCGAATCAAGTCGCCAAAAAACTGACGACGAGTTCCCCGGCTCCAACGGGCGGCAGTTATCCGGTCGCCTCGATGCGTTACTTCAAACTCGGTTCATCCGGTTATGAACTGACGAAAGAAAGTTTTGCCCGCCGTTATCCGGCCAGTACGACGAAGTTATTGACGGCAGTCGTCGCCTACGACGCTGCTGCACAAAAAGGAACACTCGATCAGACGTTTACACTGACATATTCGATGTTATCTGTCCCTTCCGGCAGCAGCACCGCCGGTTTCCGTTCAGGTGATAAAGTCACGATGCGCCAACTGTTAAACGGTATGTTGATCCGCTCCGGCAATGATGCCGCGAAAGCAATCGCAGTCCGGACAGCCGGCTCGGAAGGAAATTTCGTCTCCCTCATGAACAGCCGTGCGAGCCGCATCGGCATGTCGTCCAGTCATTTCATGAATCCGCACGGCTTCTATCACCCAAGCCACTATACGACCGCGGCGGATATGCAGAAGCTTGCTAACACATACGCCAAGTACAGTTATTTGATGACAGTCAGTGGACGCAAGTCCTATCAGACGGCCGTCAAAGGACCTTATGCGCGGACGTTGACGTGGTATCACACGAATACATCACTTCCGGGCGACACACGTGTCTATGCAAGCAAAACCGGTTACACTCCGGAATCTGCTTATACACGGGTCTTCTTCATCAAAAAAGGTTCAACACGTTACGGTCTGGTCACGTTAAAAGGGACCCTTCCACAAACGGAAACGACGTTACGCTCCGTCCTCAATCGTTAA
- a CDS encoding Gfo/Idh/MocA family protein has translation MKIAIIGLGDIAQKAYLPVYAERTDLEVYLVSTDQEKAERLRNAYRFAGTLSSLEDVIKEGIQVAMIHSATKVHAEQAKQLLAAGVHLYIDKPVSLEVEEVRALTEQAEEQGLHFITGFNRRFASAHRTLLEVEEPNLIVMQKNRTSFIEDAKTFIFDDFVHVADTLRFLTGRGEIEQLQVRGKKVDGLLHHVTIQFESNGITAIGIMNRNNGVTEERVEVMGPNEKRIATDVTSVERLTKAGTLRLPLDNWEPTLKRRGFVEMVDAFIETVHGNPSASVTGKDSLATHELCAEIVKRLDTL, from the coding sequence ATGAAGATTGCAATAATTGGTTTAGGGGATATCGCCCAAAAGGCGTATTTACCAGTCTATGCGGAGCGGACAGACTTAGAAGTCTATCTCGTTTCGACGGATCAAGAAAAAGCAGAACGCTTGCGGAATGCCTATCGCTTTGCTGGAACATTATCTTCACTGGAAGACGTGATTAAAGAGGGGATTCAAGTCGCGATGATCCATTCGGCGACGAAAGTCCATGCTGAACAAGCGAAACAGCTTCTTGCAGCCGGCGTCCATCTCTACATTGATAAACCGGTCTCGCTCGAAGTCGAGGAAGTTCGGGCCTTAACAGAACAGGCGGAAGAACAAGGTCTGCATTTCATCACGGGCTTCAATCGCCGTTTCGCGTCAGCACATCGGACTTTACTTGAAGTCGAAGAACCGAACCTGATCGTCATGCAAAAAAACCGGACGTCCTTTATCGAAGATGCGAAGACCTTCATCTTTGATGATTTCGTCCACGTCGCGGATACCCTTCGTTTCCTGACGGGGCGAGGCGAAATCGAACAGTTGCAGGTCCGCGGCAAAAAAGTCGACGGATTGTTGCATCACGTGACGATTCAATTCGAATCGAACGGCATCACTGCGATCGGCATCATGAACCGAAACAACGGCGTGACGGAAGAACGCGTCGAAGTGATGGGTCCGAACGAAAAACGGATTGCGACAGATGTGACGTCGGTGGAACGACTGACAAAAGCCGGCACATTACGTCTTCCGCTCGATAACTGGGAGCCGACACTAAAACGCCGCGGATTCGTCGAGATGGTCGATGCTTTCATCGAGACTGTCCATGGAAATCCTTCGGCGTCCGTCACGGGGAAAGACAGCCTGGCGACGCATGAGTTGTGCGCAGAAATCGTTAAACGATTAGACACGTTGTAA